Proteins encoded by one window of Dietzia sp. B32:
- a CDS encoding MerR family transcriptional regulator, giving the protein MTTRDGLTVGAVAALVGVSVRTLHHWDRIGLAPASGRTWSDYRVYDDDDVARIHRILVYRELGFPLAQIGGLLDDQEADALAHLTRQRELLVGRISHLQEMVSAVDRMKEAIDMNAPLTPEDRAEIFGTDWKEEYREEAEQRWGDSPQWAQSQERTARMSKEEWRRVKAEGDALNADLAAAKRADVDPASPEAAALAERHRSSIARFYDCTHSMQVCLARMYVEDQRFAATYDAHEPGLTQWLVAAVEANARAHGVDPDTATWE; this is encoded by the coding sequence ATGACGACGAGAGACGGGCTCACCGTAGGTGCGGTCGCCGCGCTCGTCGGCGTGAGCGTCCGGACCCTGCACCACTGGGACCGGATCGGGCTGGCGCCGGCGAGCGGCAGGACGTGGTCGGACTACCGGGTATATGACGACGACGACGTCGCCCGCATCCACCGGATCCTGGTCTACCGCGAGCTGGGCTTCCCACTGGCGCAGATCGGGGGCCTGCTCGACGACCAGGAGGCCGACGCGCTGGCTCACCTGACCCGCCAGCGGGAGCTGCTGGTCGGACGCATCTCGCACCTGCAGGAGATGGTCTCCGCAGTCGACCGCATGAAGGAGGCGATCGATATGAACGCACCACTGACCCCGGAGGACCGGGCCGAGATCTTCGGCACGGACTGGAAGGAGGAGTACCGGGAGGAGGCCGAGCAGCGCTGGGGCGACTCCCCGCAGTGGGCGCAGTCGCAGGAACGCACGGCGCGCATGTCCAAGGAGGAATGGAGGCGGGTCAAGGCCGAGGGTGACGCGCTGAACGCCGACCTCGCCGCCGCCAAGCGCGCCGACGTCGACCCGGCCTCGCCCGAGGCAGCCGCGCTGGCCGAGCGGCACCGGTCCTCGATCGCCCGGTTCTACGACTGCACGCACTCGATGCAGGTCTGCCTGGCGCGGATGTACGTCGAGGACCAACGGTTCGCCGCGACCTACGACGCGCACGAGCCGGGTCTGACGCAGTGGCTGGTCGCCGCCGTCGAGGCCAACGCCCGGGCGCACGGCGTCGACCCGGACACCGCCACCTGGGAGTGA
- a CDS encoding succinic semialdehyde dehydrogenase, with product MTRPAPRVYDRLRDLVAIPEFRADPSSRPSAVINEVFTGEPLAEIPVGTADDVTAAVDRARAAQVAWAERDISDRVAVITRFARQVMRNRGELMDIVQAETGKSRASAQEEVLDCLITARHYARTAPGLLAPKRVQGMLPGLTKAVVRRQPKGVVGVIAPWNYPLNLAATDALAALLAGNAVVIKPASITPFCALAAADMLYQAGLPRDLFQVVPGSGGTVGGAIVENVDYLMFTGSTATGRTLGRQCGERLIGFSAELGGKNAMIVTAGADLDEVAEVATRAFFSNSGQLCISVERVYVERSVAPELIEKLSARVQAMSVGPGYDFEAEMGSLISRDQLDTVSAHVDDAVAKGARVLAGGRARPDLGPLFYEPTLLTDVPSDATCYDEETFGPVVSIYPVDSVEEAIAEANDTEYGLNSSVFAGSDAEGEQIAARLRTGTVNVGEGYVAGWGSVAGPMGGMGASGVGRRHGDEGLLKYTESQTIATQRVMHMGGPSFLPRKRWQQLLAPATDAMRFLPGR from the coding sequence ATGACCCGACCCGCGCCCCGTGTGTACGACCGTCTCCGCGACCTCGTCGCGATCCCCGAGTTCCGGGCCGACCCCTCGAGCCGCCCGTCGGCGGTGATCAACGAGGTCTTCACCGGCGAACCGCTGGCGGAGATCCCCGTGGGCACCGCCGACGACGTGACCGCCGCCGTCGACCGGGCCCGGGCCGCGCAGGTCGCGTGGGCCGAACGCGACATCTCCGACCGCGTCGCCGTGATCACCCGGTTCGCCAGGCAGGTCATGCGCAATCGCGGCGAGCTCATGGACATCGTGCAGGCCGAGACCGGAAAGAGCCGCGCCTCCGCGCAGGAGGAGGTGCTGGACTGCCTCATCACCGCGCGCCACTACGCCCGGACCGCACCCGGCCTGCTCGCCCCCAAGCGGGTCCAGGGCATGCTGCCGGGTCTGACCAAGGCCGTGGTGCGCCGCCAGCCCAAGGGCGTCGTGGGCGTGATCGCCCCGTGGAACTACCCGCTCAACCTCGCCGCCACCGACGCGCTCGCCGCCCTGCTCGCGGGCAACGCCGTGGTGATCAAGCCCGCGTCCATCACCCCGTTCTGCGCCCTCGCCGCCGCAGACATGCTCTACCAGGCGGGCCTGCCGCGCGACCTGTTCCAGGTGGTGCCCGGTTCGGGTGGGACCGTCGGCGGCGCGATCGTCGAGAACGTGGACTACCTCATGTTCACCGGATCCACCGCCACCGGCCGCACGCTGGGCCGCCAGTGCGGCGAACGCCTGATCGGATTCTCCGCGGAACTCGGCGGGAAGAACGCCATGATCGTCACCGCCGGCGCCGACCTCGACGAGGTGGCCGAGGTCGCCACCCGCGCGTTCTTCTCCAACTCCGGTCAGCTGTGCATCTCCGTGGAGCGGGTCTACGTGGAGCGGTCCGTGGCGCCGGAGCTCATCGAGAAGCTCTCCGCACGCGTGCAGGCCATGAGCGTCGGACCCGGCTACGACTTCGAGGCCGAGATGGGCAGCCTCATCTCCCGCGACCAGTTGGACACCGTCTCCGCGCACGTCGACGACGCCGTCGCCAAGGGCGCCCGGGTCCTCGCCGGCGGACGCGCCCGGCCCGACCTCGGACCACTGTTCTACGAGCCCACGCTGCTCACCGACGTGCCCTCCGACGCGACCTGCTACGACGAGGAGACCTTCGGCCCCGTCGTGTCGATCTACCCCGTCGACTCGGTCGAGGAGGCGATCGCCGAGGCGAACGACACCGAGTACGGGCTCAACTCGTCGGTGTTCGCCGGATCCGACGCCGAGGGCGAGCAGATCGCCGCGCGTCTGCGGACCGGCACCGTCAACGTCGGCGAGGGCTACGTCGCCGGCTGGGGCTCGGTGGCGGGTCCGATGGGCGGCATGGGCGCCTCCGGGGTGGGGCGGCGCCACGGTGACGAGGGACTGCTCAAGTACACCGAATCGCAGACGATCGCCACGCAGCGGGTCATGCACATGGGCGGGCCGTCGTTCCTGCCCCGCAAGCGGTGGCAGCAGTTGCTCGCGCCCGCCACCGACGCGATGCGCTTCCTGCCGGGGCGGTAG
- a CDS encoding SDR family NAD(P)-dependent oxidoreductase: protein MDIKGASVIVTGAASGLGNATARSFAEKGAVVFGLDLQQSIDKAVEQGIDEGITLIAADVTSEDDVKAAIARATEAAPLRVVVNCAGIAPAARIVSKKGVHALDLFQTCISVNLVGTFNVLRLAAEAMSTQDTVDEDGQRGVIINTASVAAYEGQVGQIAYAASKGGVYSMGICAARDLAQFGIRVNTIAPGTIETPMLKGLTEEFQKSLEAAIPFPSRLGRPSDYAQLANAIVEQDYLNGESFRMDGALRMAPR, encoded by the coding sequence GTGGACATCAAGGGTGCTTCCGTCATCGTCACCGGTGCCGCCTCCGGCCTGGGCAACGCCACCGCGCGTTCGTTCGCCGAAAAGGGCGCGGTCGTGTTCGGCCTCGACCTCCAGCAGTCCATCGACAAGGCCGTCGAGCAGGGCATCGATGAGGGCATCACCCTCATCGCCGCCGACGTCACCAGCGAGGACGACGTCAAGGCCGCCATCGCCCGCGCCACCGAGGCCGCCCCGCTGCGCGTGGTGGTCAACTGCGCCGGCATCGCCCCGGCCGCCCGCATCGTCTCCAAGAAGGGCGTGCACGCGCTCGACCTGTTCCAGACCTGCATCTCGGTGAACCTGGTGGGCACGTTCAACGTGCTGCGCCTGGCCGCCGAGGCCATGTCCACCCAGGACACCGTGGACGAGGACGGCCAGCGCGGCGTCATCATCAACACCGCCTCCGTCGCCGCCTACGAGGGCCAGGTCGGCCAGATCGCCTACGCCGCCTCGAAGGGTGGCGTGTACTCGATGGGCATCTGCGCCGCGCGCGACCTCGCGCAGTTCGGTATCCGCGTCAACACCATCGCCCCGGGCACCATCGAGACCCCGATGCTGAAGGGTCTGACCGAGGAGTTCCAGAAGTCCCTCGAGGCCGCGATCCCGTTCCCGTCGCGCCTCGGCCGCCCGTCCGACTACGCGCAGCTGGCCAACGCGATCGTCGAGCAGGATTACCTCAACGGCGAGAGCTTCCGCATGGACGGCGCCCTGCGCATGGCGCCGCGCTAA
- a CDS encoding copper resistance CopC family protein — protein sequence MTELRGRMASIAVAAALIGGAAAPAVVLAPVAAAHSVLTSVVPQDGSELDAPPGEIVLTFNEEINQNFASVAVTAGDDRSNRVVGDPSVAGETVTVELDDLEPGAYTVGYRVTSSDGHVVSGSTVFTVAGGADGAEAGAESGAEPTAGGDASPADGSDAGAGDEADVADETSGEDTGVNPAIWVVGGLAILLIGGAFVLLRRGN from the coding sequence GTGACGGAGCTCCGGGGGCGGATGGCCTCCATCGCGGTGGCGGCCGCCCTCATCGGCGGGGCGGCCGCCCCCGCAGTGGTGCTCGCGCCGGTCGCCGCCGCGCACTCCGTGTTGACCTCCGTCGTCCCGCAGGACGGTTCGGAGCTCGACGCCCCACCCGGCGAGATCGTCCTGACCTTCAACGAGGAGATCAACCAGAACTTCGCCTCGGTCGCCGTGACCGCCGGGGACGACCGGAGCAACCGGGTGGTCGGCGACCCCTCCGTCGCGGGCGAGACCGTCACGGTCGAACTCGACGATCTCGAGCCCGGCGCCTACACCGTCGGATACCGGGTGACCTCGTCCGACGGGCACGTGGTCAGCGGATCGACGGTCTTCACCGTGGCGGGCGGGGCCGACGGCGCGGAGGCAGGCGCAGAGTCCGGCGCGGAGCCCACGGCCGGTGGAGACGCCTCCCCGGCGGACGGGTCCGATGCCGGGGCCGGCGACGAGGCGGACGTCGCCGACGAGACCTCGGGCGAGGACACCGGCGTCAACCCGGCGATCTGGGTCGTCGGCGGTCTGGCGATCCTGCTCATCGGCGGCGCGTTCGTGCTGTTGCGCCGCGGTAACTGA
- a CDS encoding DUF6474 family protein, with amino-acid sequence MSATREGSTPMGKLTTYRDKRAELRAHASALKSTAMTEAKLAAKETRKKAKEAHRVELAEAKERAKLERKNADRKARRAEKRAEKRDKLDRRSAKRNRKNEKVHAKQERATIKREAKLLAKDRKLAEKIDSAGRKHEYQLAEMELKKLEGTKLNKDDLQRWLNMAKVATPVLLPMVYKAVSNAQGSPGKPTGPGGVDLEAAGINATGPGAALGVRIVRLEQTLDQLEVSRGSEREVKDFITSSRTRLTDLRTAVETAETTPTAQRREIHSSISGELDRINKDIFARLGVKA; translated from the coding sequence ATGTCCGCGACGAGAGAAGGATCGACGCCCATGGGCAAGCTGACGACCTACCGCGACAAGCGTGCCGAACTCCGCGCCCATGCTTCGGCGCTCAAGTCCACGGCCATGACCGAGGCCAAGCTCGCGGCCAAGGAGACGCGCAAGAAGGCCAAGGAGGCCCACCGCGTGGAGCTGGCCGAGGCCAAGGAGCGCGCCAAGCTCGAGCGCAAGAACGCCGACCGCAAGGCCCGCCGCGCGGAGAAGCGCGCCGAGAAGCGGGACAAGCTCGACCGCAGATCCGCCAAGCGGAACCGCAAGAACGAGAAGGTCCACGCCAAGCAGGAGCGCGCCACCATCAAGCGCGAGGCCAAGCTACTGGCCAAGGACCGCAAGCTGGCCGAGAAGATCGACTCCGCCGGCCGCAAGCACGAGTACCAGCTCGCCGAGATGGAGCTGAAGAAGCTCGAGGGCACCAAGCTCAACAAGGACGACCTGCAGCGGTGGCTGAACATGGCCAAGGTCGCCACCCCGGTGCTGCTGCCGATGGTCTACAAGGCCGTCTCCAACGCCCAGGGGTCGCCGGGCAAGCCCACCGGGCCAGGTGGGGTGGACCTCGAGGCCGCCGGCATCAACGCCACCGGCCCCGGTGCCGCACTCGGCGTGCGCATCGTCCGCCTCGAGCAGACCCTCGACCAGCTCGAGGTGAGCCGCGGCAGCGAGCGGGAGGTCAAGGACTTCATCACCTCCAGCCGGACCCGACTCACGGACCTGCGCACGGCGGTCGAGACCGCCGAGACCACGCCCACCGCACAGCGGCGCGAGATCCACTCGTCTATCTCCGGCGAGCTCGACCGCATCAACAAGGACATCTTCGCCCGCCTGGGCGTCAAGGCGTGA
- a CDS encoding oxidoreductase, which yields MSRWTTADIPDQTGRTFVVTGANSGLGLQSTRALTDAGARVIMACRDTGRAETARATLAHPERAEVVELDLADLDSVHAAGELLAGRAPDVLINNAGLMNIPRSSTAQGHEMQFGVNVLGHFALTEHVAPALTDRVVWLGSMMHRFGSVDPDDLDWTRRRYSPMPVYAASKLACVMLAYEQQRRLDAAGSSLKAVAAHPGYSATNLQYRSGSRVQDLLMKGVEKIPFLVQPAERGALPQLYAATVGSVPGGAYIGPDGPGELTGYPTTVHSTKASHDRDVAGALWDRCREMTAQG from the coding sequence ATGAGCCGATGGACCACAGCCGACATCCCCGACCAGACCGGCCGGACCTTCGTGGTCACCGGAGCCAACTCCGGGCTGGGCCTGCAGTCCACCCGCGCGCTGACCGACGCGGGCGCACGCGTGATCATGGCCTGCCGTGACACCGGCCGCGCCGAGACCGCCCGCGCGACACTCGCGCACCCGGAGCGCGCCGAGGTCGTGGAGCTGGATCTGGCCGACCTCGACTCCGTACACGCGGCGGGTGAGCTCCTCGCGGGTCGTGCACCCGACGTGCTCATCAACAACGCGGGACTGATGAACATCCCGCGGTCGAGCACGGCGCAGGGCCACGAGATGCAGTTCGGCGTCAACGTGCTCGGCCACTTCGCCCTCACCGAGCACGTCGCGCCGGCGCTCACCGACAGGGTGGTGTGGTTGGGCTCGATGATGCACCGCTTCGGCTCGGTGGACCCGGACGATCTGGACTGGACCCGCCGCCGCTACTCGCCGATGCCGGTCTACGCCGCGTCCAAGCTGGCGTGCGTGATGCTCGCCTACGAGCAGCAGCGTCGCCTGGACGCCGCGGGGTCGTCGCTCAAGGCGGTGGCCGCGCACCCGGGGTACTCGGCGACCAATCTGCAGTACCGCAGCGGCAGCCGCGTGCAGGATCTGCTCATGAAGGGCGTCGAGAAGATCCCGTTCCTGGTGCAGCCGGCCGAGCGAGGTGCCCTACCGCAGCTCTACGCGGCGACCGTGGGGTCCGTTCCGGGCGGCGCGTACATCGGCCCCGACGGCCCCGGGGAACTCACCGGGTACCCCACCACCGTGCACTCCACCAAGGCGTCCCACGACCGCGACGTCGCCGGCGCGCTGTGGGACCGGTGCCGGGAGATGACCGCGCAGGGGTGA
- a CDS encoding superoxide dismutase: MAEYVLPDLDYDYGALEPHISGEIMELHHSKHHATYVKGANDAIEQLAAAREDGSIAAKAPLLSKNLAFHLGGHTNHSVFWKNMSPNGGDKPEGELASAIDAEFGSFDKFQAHFNAAATTLQGSGWAVLGWDHIGQRLIIQQLTDQQGNISINITPLLMLDMWEHAFYLQYKNVKPDYVKAWWNVINWADVAERYAAAKG; this comes from the coding sequence ATGGCCGAGTACGTTCTTCCCGATCTCGACTACGACTACGGCGCTCTCGAGCCGCACATCTCCGGCGAGATCATGGAGCTGCACCACTCCAAGCACCACGCGACCTACGTCAAGGGCGCGAACGACGCCATCGAGCAGCTCGCCGCGGCCCGCGAGGACGGCAGCATCGCCGCCAAGGCCCCGCTGCTGAGCAAGAACCTGGCCTTCCACCTCGGTGGCCACACCAACCACTCCGTGTTCTGGAAGAACATGTCGCCGAACGGTGGCGACAAGCCCGAGGGCGAGCTGGCCTCCGCGATCGACGCCGAGTTCGGTTCCTTCGACAAGTTCCAGGCCCACTTCAACGCCGCCGCCACGACCCTGCAGGGTTCGGGCTGGGCCGTCCTGGGGTGGGACCACATCGGGCAGCGCCTGATCATCCAGCAGCTCACGGACCAGCAGGGCAACATCTCGATCAACATCACCCCGCTGCTCATGCTGGACATGTGGGAGCACGCCTTCTACCTGCAGTACAAGAACGTCAAGCCGGACTATGTCAAGGCCTGGTGGAACGTCATCAACTGGGCGGACGTGGCCGAGCGCTACGCGGCCGCCAAGGGCTGA
- a CDS encoding neutral/alkaline ceramidase, which translates to MSANRMTASRTSASRMAVNRRAVLGGAAALGGVAALQSLLPAVAAGQSTDMYVGRGIGDMTGEPLGAGMNGYADTEQLSVGLHLRQRARAFVFADSPSSPRLLHVTAEIGLVFQSIQQEVLRRLAAEFGDTYHEGNVVITATHTHVAPGGTSGHPMVDLSMLGFRPVTFEANVSGIVDAARMAHHDLAPSSVGVTTGTLHDAGVQRSRGSFDRDAPEERAHFPEGIDPRSQSLQITRDGRLVGVLNWFGVHATSMTSHNTIASSDNKGFAAWHWEREVAGQDYLDGRTPELVTAFAQTNPGDVSPNLHLAPGLGPTPDEWLNTRIIGERQFAAARDQVGKGIRPLGSGIDVRHRWVDMSAVEVRPEFTGDGRTHRTAVAALGASFASGSQEDGGGGDELPFAEGDRGGNPVIAAITDVVIPAWLREAHGAKDVLLPVGLVPQAVQRVYPFHLVRLGGHYLFTLGFEPTVVAGLRLRRTLASELGVPEDHVTVQGYSNAYGHYVTTPEEYSAQNYEGGATIFGPWTLPAIQQTAAELARSMRAGTPLDPGTSERDLTGQIPVSPLGNPLVDTPAPLKNFGDVLDPPLAEYRVGQRVLVRFCGTHPNSDLRRGDTYLAVERREGDRWVRVHDDGDWSTMIVFEGLLTVTNALITWDIPPGTPAGAYRVVYTASGRGIDGRLFPVRGESPAFDVR; encoded by the coding sequence ATGTCCGCCAACCGAATGACCGCCAGCCGAACGTCCGCCAGCCGGATGGCCGTCAACCGCCGCGCCGTCCTGGGCGGGGCCGCCGCACTCGGCGGGGTCGCCGCGCTGCAGTCGCTCCTGCCGGCCGTCGCCGCGGGCCAGTCCACGGACATGTACGTCGGCCGCGGGATCGGGGACATGACCGGAGAGCCGCTGGGCGCGGGCATGAACGGGTACGCGGACACCGAGCAGCTCTCCGTCGGGCTGCACCTGCGTCAGCGGGCCCGCGCCTTCGTCTTTGCCGACTCGCCGTCGTCGCCCCGGCTCCTCCACGTCACCGCCGAGATCGGCCTCGTCTTCCAATCGATCCAGCAGGAGGTGTTGCGCCGGCTGGCCGCCGAGTTCGGCGACACCTACCACGAGGGCAACGTGGTCATCACCGCCACTCACACCCACGTGGCGCCCGGTGGGACGTCCGGCCACCCCATGGTCGACCTGTCGATGCTGGGCTTCCGGCCGGTCACGTTCGAGGCCAATGTCTCCGGGATCGTCGACGCCGCACGGATGGCCCACCACGACCTCGCGCCGTCGAGCGTCGGTGTCACCACCGGCACCCTCCACGACGCCGGGGTCCAACGCTCCCGCGGCTCCTTCGACCGCGACGCCCCCGAGGAGCGCGCGCACTTCCCCGAGGGGATCGATCCGCGGTCGCAGTCGCTGCAGATCACCCGCGACGGCCGGCTCGTGGGCGTGCTCAACTGGTTCGGCGTCCACGCCACCTCGATGACCTCCCACAACACGATCGCGTCCTCGGACAACAAGGGCTTCGCCGCATGGCACTGGGAGCGGGAGGTGGCCGGGCAGGACTACCTCGACGGCCGCACGCCGGAGCTGGTCACCGCGTTCGCCCAGACCAACCCCGGGGACGTGAGCCCCAACCTCCACCTCGCCCCCGGCCTGGGCCCGACGCCCGACGAGTGGCTCAACACCCGGATCATCGGCGAGCGGCAGTTCGCGGCCGCGCGCGACCAGGTGGGCAAGGGAATCCGGCCGCTCGGCAGCGGAATCGACGTGAGGCACCGCTGGGTGGACATGTCGGCGGTCGAGGTGCGGCCCGAGTTCACCGGCGACGGGCGCACCCACCGGACGGCGGTGGCCGCGCTCGGGGCGTCATTCGCCTCCGGGAGCCAGGAGGACGGTGGCGGCGGGGACGAACTGCCGTTCGCCGAGGGCGACCGCGGTGGTAACCCGGTCATCGCGGCGATCACCGACGTGGTGATCCCCGCCTGGCTCCGCGAGGCCCACGGCGCCAAAGACGTGCTGCTTCCGGTGGGCCTGGTACCGCAGGCCGTCCAGCGCGTGTACCCGTTCCACCTCGTACGCCTGGGCGGGCACTACCTGTTCACCCTGGGGTTCGAGCCGACCGTGGTCGCGGGGCTGCGCCTGCGCCGCACTCTGGCCTCCGAGCTCGGGGTGCCCGAGGACCACGTCACCGTCCAGGGGTATTCCAACGCCTACGGCCACTACGTGACCACGCCCGAGGAGTACTCGGCCCAGAACTACGAGGGCGGCGCGACGATCTTCGGGCCGTGGACCCTGCCCGCGATCCAGCAGACGGCCGCGGAGCTCGCCCGCTCGATGCGCGCGGGCACCCCGCTCGACCCGGGCACCTCCGAACGCGACCTCACCGGACAGATCCCGGTCTCGCCACTGGGCAACCCGCTCGTCGACACCCCGGCGCCGCTCAAGAACTTCGGCGACGTCCTGGACCCGCCGCTCGCGGAGTACCGCGTGGGCCAGCGTGTGCTGGTCCGGTTCTGCGGGACCCACCCGAACTCCGACCTGCGCCGCGGAGACACCTACCTCGCGGTCGAGCGCCGGGAGGGCGACCGGTGGGTACGGGTCCACGACGACGGCGACTGGTCCACGATGATCGTGTTCGAGGGCCTGCTCACCGTGACGAACGCGCTCATCACCTGGGACATCCCGCCGGGCACCCCGGCCGGCGCGTACCGCGTGGTGTACACGGCGTCGGGCCGCGGGATCGACGGGCGCCTGTTCCCCGTTAGGGGGGAGAGCCCGGCCTTCGACGTGCGCTGA
- a CDS encoding NUDIX domain-containing protein — protein sequence MDHSDTSAAPGIISVSAVVLTRPDGAVATVRKTGTRRFMLPGGKWEAGESPLECAVREIGEELGVSVAPGELTFLGRFDTATANEPGFSLVSEVFAAEVDGSQRPCAEIAELRWVSAAAMADVATLPEDDCAPWAPLLVRVARDCLAR from the coding sequence GTGGATCACTCCGATACGTCCGCCGCCCCCGGCATCATCTCGGTCTCGGCGGTGGTGCTCACCCGCCCCGACGGAGCGGTGGCGACCGTCCGCAAGACGGGCACTCGTCGCTTCATGCTTCCCGGCGGGAAGTGGGAGGCAGGGGAGTCCCCCCTGGAGTGCGCCGTCCGCGAGATCGGCGAGGAACTGGGGGTGTCCGTCGCCCCCGGCGAACTCACCTTCCTGGGCCGGTTCGACACCGCCACGGCCAATGAGCCCGGCTTCTCACTGGTGTCCGAGGTCTTCGCCGCGGAGGTGGACGGTAGTCAGCGCCCCTGCGCTGAGATCGCGGAACTCCGGTGGGTCTCCGCCGCGGCGATGGCCGACGTGGCGACGCTGCCGGAGGACGACTGTGCGCCGTGGGCCCCGCTGCTGGTGCGGGTCGCCCGCGACTGCCTCGCGCGATGA
- a CDS encoding TM0106 family RecB-like putative nuclease, protein MEDAGNTTYRAPDVTVVGPASGARCLHRVARERDARPGWWRTAPLDEGVRLRAMAAADRRAGLRERALRGARPDSTVVDVVGDHWTDLPGDVPGDDDERATLRALADGATLVWGAALPADPPSGRAGLRCTLAAVPGGGYAPVLVVNHKVVDPRRGRGSATATVTRLLDWAPAPDPTLRVRRHPADLDRLVHAWRLLESVGHAAGSPVGAVLGLGSARAVVHDLGPVLDPADRTHATRLAVVRGELDTAPSRIGECRTCPWWEGWDDRDGPVEGCRDRLVADDDVSLVVGGGHVGPLRARGIRTVADLAEAGPERPTDWNGEPFADAVRRARAHRDGEVVVPKVARPSIPRADIEVDVDLESHLDDGAYLWGTLLTLRDGRPLEAEEYRPFATWARLPDPDEGRSFAEFWRWLTGIRDRAAGQGRTFRAYCYSRSAENGWMLSSASRFGPEGTVVVVKGVPSVAEVRRFISSPLWVDVHEAVSTQFVSTSGLGLKVVAPAAGFTWRDPEAGGEASLGWYRDAQAARGVERDAGRNRILTYNEDDVRATRAVREWISHFV, encoded by the coding sequence ATGGAGGACGCCGGGAACACCACGTACCGGGCCCCCGACGTGACGGTGGTGGGGCCGGCCTCGGGGGCCAGATGTCTGCACCGTGTGGCCCGCGAGCGTGACGCCCGACCGGGGTGGTGGCGGACGGCGCCGCTCGACGAGGGCGTGCGGCTGCGGGCCATGGCGGCGGCGGATCGTCGCGCGGGTCTCCGGGAACGGGCGCTGCGGGGCGCGCGCCCCGATTCCACGGTGGTGGACGTCGTGGGGGATCACTGGACGGATCTGCCGGGGGACGTCCCGGGTGACGACGACGAGAGGGCGACACTCCGGGCCCTGGCAGACGGGGCGACCCTGGTGTGGGGCGCGGCTCTTCCCGCCGATCCGCCGAGTGGCCGGGCGGGCCTCAGGTGCACCCTGGCGGCCGTGCCCGGCGGCGGGTACGCGCCGGTCCTGGTGGTCAACCACAAGGTGGTCGACCCGCGGCGTGGCAGGGGGTCCGCGACGGCGACGGTCACCCGGTTGCTCGACTGGGCGCCCGCGCCGGATCCCACGCTGCGGGTGCGGCGTCACCCCGCGGACCTGGATCGGCTCGTCCACGCGTGGCGGTTGCTCGAGTCCGTGGGCCACGCGGCGGGGTCCCCGGTCGGTGCGGTGCTGGGGTTGGGGTCGGCGCGCGCGGTGGTGCACGACCTGGGGCCGGTGCTCGACCCGGCCGACCGCACCCACGCCACGCGGCTGGCGGTGGTGCGGGGGGAGCTGGACACCGCGCCCAGCCGGATCGGCGAGTGCCGCACCTGCCCCTGGTGGGAGGGCTGGGACGACCGGGACGGGCCCGTCGAGGGGTGTCGCGACCGGCTCGTCGCGGACGATGACGTCAGCCTCGTCGTCGGCGGGGGGCATGTGGGACCCCTCCGGGCGCGGGGGATCCGGACCGTGGCGGACCTGGCGGAGGCCGGACCGGAACGGCCCACGGACTGGAACGGCGAGCCGTTCGCGGACGCGGTCCGGCGCGCGCGGGCGCACCGGGACGGCGAGGTCGTGGTGCCGAAGGTGGCCCGGCCGAGCATCCCCCGCGCGGACATCGAGGTGGACGTCGACCTCGAGAGTCACCTCGACGACGGCGCCTACCTGTGGGGGACCCTGCTCACGCTGAGGGACGGGCGCCCCCTGGAGGCCGAGGAGTACAGGCCGTTCGCCACCTGGGCCCGGTTGCCGGATCCGGACGAGGGGCGCTCGTTCGCGGAGTTCTGGCGCTGGCTCACCGGGATCCGCGACCGGGCCGCAGGGCAGGGGCGCACGTTCCGGGCGTACTGCTATTCCCGGTCGGCGGAGAACGGGTGGATGCTCTCGTCGGCGAGCAGGTTCGGCCCGGAGGGCACGGTCGTCGTCGTCAAGGGGGTCCCCTCCGTCGCCGAGGTGCGGCGCTTCATCTCCTCCCCGCTGTGGGTGGACGTCCACGAGGCTGTCTCCACCCAGTTCGTCTCGACCTCCGGCCTGGGACTCAAGGTGGTCGCCCCGGCCGCCGGGTTCACATGGCGTGATCCCGAGGCCGGGGGCGAGGCCTCGCTCGGGTGGTATCGCGACGCGCAGGCGGCGAGGGGTGTCGAGCGAGATGCCGGCCGGAATCGCATCCTCACCTACAACGAGGACGACGTCCGGGCGACGCGCGCTGTACGCGAATGGATCTCCCACTTCGTGTGA